In Mytilus edulis chromosome 7, xbMytEdul2.2, whole genome shotgun sequence, a single genomic region encodes these proteins:
- the LOC139483459 gene encoding C-C chemokine receptor type 5-like, whose amino-acid sequence MVQYSSVWFVVGMTIDRYIAVCHPSSALTMCTVFMAKVAVGIIMIGLVVTSVHAMWVYDINHKTGICDMFTPENNLQHVHLKIWNILSAAAYVYLPLIILLILNTLLTCGLCFQHSSSSTSTQDNGSTEYTNAVVAISMLYFALVLPITLYNIVMISSGIRMTADMYNTLVIFDHIQRINLVNVFFVCVLFSRSFRQEIHNMYRVIRDKRKQTLEMNSLSNKALFTNETTTTTVNEEDTLI is encoded by the coding sequence atggtTCAGTACAGCTCAGTTTGGTTTGTTGTTGGAATGACAATAGACAGATACATAGCAGTGTGTCATCCGTCAAGTGCTTTAACAATGTGTACTGTCTTCATGGCGAAGGTTGCAGTTGGTATTATTATGATCGGCTTAGTAGTGACCAGTGTCCACGCTATGTGGGTGTATGACATCAATCACAAAACTGGTATCTGTGATATGTTCACACCGGAAAATAATCTTCAACACGTACATCTTAAAATATGGAATATTCTTTCAGCAGCAGCATATGTATACTTGCCTCTCATCATTTTACTGATTCTCAACACACTACTAACATGTGGATTATGCTTTCAACATAGTTCGTCATCAACATCTACACAGGACAACGGTTCAACAGAATATACTAATGCTGTCGTAGCAATATCTATGCTGTATTTTGCTTTAGTTTTACCCATCACACTGTACAATATTGTAATGATATCTTCTGGGATACGAATGACGGCTGACATGTACAATACATTGGTGATATTTGACCATATACAACGCATAAACTtagtaaatgtattttttgtatgTGTGTTATTCTCACGTTCGTTTCGACAAGAAATTCATAATATGTATAGAGTAATTAGAGATAAACGTAAGCAAACGTTAGAAATGAATAGTTTATCTAATAAAGCCTTATTTACCAATGAAACTACCACTACCACAGTGAATGAGGAGGATACcttaatataa